A DNA window from uncultured Methanoregula sp. contains the following coding sequences:
- a CDS encoding MFS transporter, which translates to MIAEPEHPELPAHSPAMLRAVLVAAFIGDFLSPFLMASLAISTPEIGKELGLEVVYLGWILTSFLLASSALMLTAGRLGDCLGHKRVFVAGMIFSLFGCIIALFASSFPALIIALVVVGISSGFIWATTVPLRLSAFPPGMRGKLMGQNTAAVYSGVAAGPVIGGILIEFFGWHSIFLAIIPLVLINLLLVKIYVWKLPEHHNRSLSGFDIGGSVLFAIAMITLIYGFSEIPLLAGFLFIGGSLVLFAAFILYEKRVASPIFDVNLLFGNRKFLLAGVAAMLGYSITAGMIYVIPLFVQSIMGFSPIISGLVFVGAALCQVLFSLIAGQMSDRVTPGHISAAGLAVATIALVLFLGIDDTTSLLIIAGLLMVLYTGIAFFGTPNSYAIMGSVPRERHGMAAGTIATFRRFGNQFSIAVPMMVFSIILGKVVLTDVKTPDFLLSFRIIMGIFVAFTVTGIVCSLLQENVRGKDRPSDD; encoded by the coding sequence ATGATTGCCGAACCTGAACATCCGGAATTGCCGGCCCATTCCCCCGCGATGCTCAGGGCCGTGCTTGTTGCTGCCTTCATAGGAGATTTTCTCTCGCCGTTTCTCATGGCCTCGCTCGCCATCTCAACACCGGAGATAGGAAAAGAACTGGGTCTCGAGGTCGTGTATCTCGGCTGGATCCTCACCTCGTTCCTGCTCGCCTCCTCCGCGCTCATGCTGACAGCAGGGAGGCTCGGGGACTGTCTCGGGCATAAGAGAGTCTTTGTAGCGGGAATGATCTTCTCCCTTTTCGGGTGTATCATCGCCTTGTTTGCGTCCAGCTTCCCGGCCCTCATCATTGCACTCGTCGTAGTCGGCATCAGCAGCGGGTTTATCTGGGCAACAACGGTCCCTCTGCGCCTGAGTGCATTTCCTCCGGGCATGCGGGGAAAGCTGATGGGGCAGAATACCGCCGCGGTCTATTCAGGAGTTGCAGCCGGGCCGGTCATCGGCGGGATCCTGATCGAGTTTTTTGGCTGGCACAGTATCTTCCTTGCCATCATCCCGCTCGTGCTCATAAATCTCCTGCTTGTAAAGATATACGTCTGGAAACTGCCGGAGCACCATAACCGGAGCCTGTCCGGGTTCGATATCGGGGGATCGGTTCTCTTCGCCATTGCCATGATCACCCTGATCTACGGGTTCTCGGAGATTCCCCTCCTGGCAGGGTTCCTGTTCATCGGCGGATCGCTTGTCCTGTTTGCCGCGTTCATCCTGTACGAAAAACGGGTGGCCAGCCCGATATTTGATGTCAACCTGTTATTCGGCAACAGGAAATTCCTGCTTGCGGGAGTTGCCGCGATGCTCGGATATTCCATCACCGCCGGGATGATCTACGTGATACCGCTCTTTGTCCAGAGCATCATGGGATTTTCTCCCATCATCTCCGGGCTGGTATTTGTCGGGGCAGCTCTCTGCCAGGTCCTATTTTCCCTGATTGCCGGTCAGATGTCGGACCGGGTAACGCCGGGCCATATCTCGGCTGCCGGCCTCGCGGTCGCAACCATCGCCCTTGTCCTGTTCCTGGGAATTGACGATACAACCTCGCTTCTCATCATTGCCGGTCTGCTCATGGTACTCTATACCGGCATAGCTTTTTTCGGGACGCCCAACTCCTATGCCATCATGGGGTCGGTGCCAAGAGAGAGACACGGCATGGCGGCGGGCACGATAGCGACATTCCGGCGCTTCGGGAACCAGTTCTCGATCGCGGTCCCGATGATGGTCTTCTCAATTATCCTGGGAAAAGTCGTTCTTACCGATGTGAAAACACCGGATTTCCTCCTCTCATTCCGAATAATCATGGGCATATTCGTGGCATTCACGGTGACAGGAATTGTCTGCTCGCTTCTGCAGGAGAACGTGAGAGGAAAGGATCGTCCGTCAGACGATTAA
- a CDS encoding nuclear transport factor 2 family protein: MTLSKAQEAEVIATMQAYVTAYQKKDIRALSAVFSHDISGFGSGPDEVIADHNDFIQHMKRDMSQATILAADFTERKIFGDGRIAWATSKSSMTFTMDGTTKHTIYGRSTMVLQNKGNGWKIEQLHFSLPYGGQAAGQSFPGE, from the coding sequence ATGACTCTTTCAAAAGCCCAGGAAGCAGAAGTAATTGCGACCATGCAGGCGTATGTCACAGCATACCAGAAGAAGGACATAAGAGCATTATCGGCTGTATTCTCCCACGACATCAGCGGGTTTGGCAGCGGACCCGACGAAGTGATTGCAGATCATAATGACTTCATCCAGCACATGAAGCGTGATATGAGCCAGGCAACCATCCTTGCCGCAGATTTTACTGAGCGGAAGATTTTCGGCGATGGCAGGATCGCGTGGGCAACGTCAAAGAGTTCGATGACGTTCACGATGGACGGGACAACGAAGCATACCATTTACGGCAGGTCGACGATGGTGCTGCAGAACAAGGGGAATGGCTGGAAAATTGAGCAGCTGCACTTCTCCCTGCCCTATGGCGGACAGGCTGCCGGCCAGTCGTTCCCCGGCGAATAA
- a CDS encoding peptidase domain-containing protein — translation MKDHWIVVLLILIGAALFAPAVSAQIVEEREGYVVSTADDIVKGDQLASISSLVSGSISQGQLHSYSRYVYSGTTSIISDLNWGDTADSLSLTLVAPDITLGPYYDSADGWTDGRIYLIVSKSSGLPQGTWWNRVYGSQVTGSQDYTFESF, via the coding sequence ATGAAGGATCACTGGATAGTAGTACTTTTGATTTTGATCGGTGCGGCACTCTTCGCACCGGCAGTATCGGCACAGATTGTTGAAGAGAGAGAAGGGTACGTTGTATCCACTGCGGATGATATCGTAAAAGGGGATCAGCTGGCCAGCATATCATCGCTGGTATCCGGCTCTATCAGCCAGGGACAATTGCACTCCTATTCGAGATACGTATATTCCGGAACAACATCGATCATATCCGATCTCAACTGGGGGGATACGGCAGATTCGCTCTCACTCACCCTTGTTGCACCGGATATAACCCTTGGCCCCTATTACGACAGCGCCGATGGCTGGACAGATGGCAGGATTTATCTCATTGTTTCAAAATCATCCGGGCTTCCCCAGGGCACCTGGTGGAACAGGGTCTATGGATCCCAGGTTACAGGTTCCCAGGATTACACATTCGAATCTTTCTGA
- a CDS encoding winged helix-turn-helix transcriptional regulator → MSKRFLFIAVIVLLFGCAAILPVSADTDGYIVRPATPDMVHGPSQELVRVPLWEHPPRVLAIYLALFISPFLVYPIEIFFLLKLFSYLGYRKIARKNVLENSSRSVIFHYIQESPGTDFSEISRETGVSINTLRYHLAVLKLTNKITALETTRNARYYENSGCYPVMEQKVLKYLRNKPTRTLLQSVKENPRQTRVELETAMGISGPGVSWHIRRLSEDGILTNKKVGRNTQYELNPDVIPHLDKYLPVWLDDPDKEKNG, encoded by the coding sequence ATGAGTAAACGGTTTTTATTCATTGCTGTAATTGTTCTCCTCTTCGGATGCGCAGCAATACTTCCCGTTTCAGCAGATACCGACGGTTACATTGTCAGGCCTGCAACTCCCGATATGGTACACGGGCCGTCCCAGGAACTTGTCCGCGTCCCGCTGTGGGAGCATCCGCCCCGGGTACTGGCGATTTACCTGGCACTTTTCATCTCCCCGTTTCTTGTATACCCCATCGAGATCTTTTTTCTCCTGAAACTCTTTTCCTATCTGGGATACAGAAAAATTGCCCGGAAGAATGTTCTTGAAAATTCTTCAAGGAGCGTAATCTTCCATTATATTCAGGAGAGTCCCGGTACAGACTTCTCAGAGATCTCCCGAGAGACCGGAGTTTCAATAAATACCCTACGGTATCATCTCGCAGTTCTGAAACTCACCAATAAGATCACCGCGCTTGAAACCACAAGGAATGCCAGGTATTACGAGAACTCGGGCTGTTATCCGGTGATGGAGCAGAAAGTCCTGAAATATCTTCGCAATAAACCGACCAGGACTCTCCTGCAGAGCGTTAAGGAGAATCCCCGTCAGACCCGGGTAGAGCTTGAGACCGCAATGGGCATTTCCGGTCCCGGGGTGAGCTGGCATATACGCCGGTTATCTGAGGATGGGATCCTGACGAATAAGAAAGTCGGCAGGAATACCCAATATGAACTCAACCCGGACGTGATTCCCCATCTGGATAAATATCTTCCCGTATGGCTCGACGATCCCGACAAGGAAAAGAACGGCTGA
- a CDS encoding acetate--CoA ligase family protein, translating into MTQKMLSEAEGYDILRKYDLPVPEYQIVKSGEDAAHAAERMGCPVVMKIISPQIVHKSDAGGVIVGIGSRKAALGAFTKIIDGAKAYNPDAHIEGVIVEQQAEPGLELIIGGRTDPAFGKVITFGMGGTMVELMKDVTLRILPISEEEIRQMIKEINAYPLIAGYRGAKPRDEEELVRIISNVARFFEENEQVVEFDINPIRLYEKGACAVDARVIVNDDIKVVEKAIRTPVPMEYFNPRSIAVVGASQDSTKMGYAVMHNLLHFPGQLYPVNNKRGEIQGLKAYPSITAIPAPVDLAVITVPALHVPAVIEECGAKGVPMAVIITAGFKEMGEGGKALEDRVLAIAKGHGTRIIGPNCLGVIIPPKGIDTTYVHQSPKPGNIAFISQSGAIINTVVDWSLAKNIGFSNVISVGNQSDLDFLDYLRYVGKDEKTKAIIMYIEQITDGKGFMEVVSEVAKVKPVIAIKAGSSRRGQAAASSHTGSLSGSYDVYMEAFRKSGVIAVHTLTGAFLAAQMLAHPKRYPKGKRAVVITNAGGYAVLSSDYAERYGVEVVDLPKEVIDELNEFLPEFWNKGNPIDLLGDASEKRFEKTFAVLAKHADLWDIAFIIGFPNLVLTSEQFAKQILKFSASTQNRLVATLLGGDSMNVGREMLKEHDIPSFEELDYTYRVVGRVLWQKFRVKAPGLL; encoded by the coding sequence GTGACCCAGAAAATGTTGAGTGAAGCAGAAGGATATGATATTCTCAGGAAATATGATCTTCCGGTACCCGAGTACCAGATAGTAAAGAGCGGGGAAGATGCAGCACATGCCGCCGAACGTATGGGCTGCCCGGTTGTTATGAAGATCATCTCGCCCCAGATCGTCCACAAGAGCGATGCAGGCGGTGTTATTGTCGGTATCGGGAGCAGGAAAGCCGCTCTTGGTGCGTTCACCAAGATCATCGACGGCGCGAAAGCCTACAACCCAGATGCCCATATCGAAGGTGTCATTGTTGAGCAGCAGGCCGAGCCGGGCCTTGAACTGATCATCGGGGGACGGACAGATCCTGCCTTTGGCAAGGTCATCACCTTTGGTATGGGTGGGACCATGGTCGAGCTCATGAAAGACGTGACGCTCCGGATCCTGCCCATCAGCGAAGAAGAGATCCGTCAGATGATCAAGGAGATCAACGCGTATCCCCTGATTGCCGGTTACCGCGGCGCCAAGCCCCGCGATGAAGAGGAACTGGTCCGGATAATCTCAAACGTTGCGCGCTTTTTCGAAGAGAACGAGCAGGTCGTGGAATTTGATATCAACCCGATCCGGCTCTACGAGAAGGGCGCCTGTGCTGTTGATGCACGCGTCATCGTAAACGATGACATAAAAGTGGTGGAGAAAGCGATCCGTACCCCGGTCCCGATGGAATACTTCAACCCGAGATCGATAGCGGTTGTCGGTGCATCGCAGGACTCCACAAAGATGGGGTACGCCGTCATGCACAACCTCCTCCACTTCCCCGGCCAGCTCTACCCGGTCAACAACAAGCGGGGCGAGATCCAGGGGCTCAAGGCCTACCCGTCCATCACCGCCATTCCCGCACCCGTAGATCTTGCGGTCATAACGGTGCCGGCACTCCATGTCCCGGCGGTAATTGAAGAATGCGGGGCAAAAGGCGTCCCTATGGCCGTCATCATCACCGCGGGTTTCAAGGAAATGGGCGAGGGCGGAAAAGCGCTCGAAGACCGGGTTCTTGCGATTGCAAAGGGGCACGGTACCCGGATTATCGGGCCGAACTGTCTTGGAGTCATCATTCCCCCCAAGGGCATCGATACCACCTACGTCCACCAGTCGCCAAAACCCGGCAACATCGCGTTCATCTCGCAGAGCGGTGCCATCATCAACACGGTCGTTGACTGGAGTCTTGCAAAGAACATCGGGTTCTCGAACGTCATCTCCGTGGGCAACCAGTCCGACCTCGACTTCCTCGATTACCTGCGCTATGTAGGCAAAGACGAGAAGACAAAAGCCATCATCATGTACATCGAGCAGATCACTGACGGCAAGGGATTCATGGAAGTGGTCTCCGAAGTGGCCAAGGTCAAGCCGGTCATCGCCATCAAGGCCGGGTCCTCCCGCCGCGGTCAGGCCGCAGCCTCATCCCACACAGGATCGCTCTCCGGTTCCTACGATGTCTACATGGAAGCCTTCAGGAAGTCCGGTGTCATCGCCGTCCACACTCTCACCGGTGCGTTCCTCGCAGCCCAGATGCTCGCCCACCCGAAGCGGTACCCGAAAGGCAAGCGGGCGGTAGTAATAACAAATGCCGGCGGTTATGCGGTGCTCTCCTCGGATTACGCAGAGCGTTATGGGGTCGAGGTTGTAGACCTGCCAAAGGAAGTCATCGATGAGCTCAACGAGTTCCTTCCCGAGTTCTGGAACAAGGGCAACCCCATCGACCTGCTTGGCGATGCTTCGGAGAAACGGTTCGAGAAAACGTTCGCGGTTCTCGCCAAGCATGCGGATCTCTGGGATATCGCGTTTATCATCGGTTTCCCGAACCTGGTCCTGACCTCGGAGCAGTTCGCAAAGCAGATCCTCAAGTTCTCGGCATCAACCCAGAACCGGCTTGTCGCCACCCTCCTGGGCGGGGACTCGATGAACGTTGGCCGGGAGATGTTAAAGGAACACGACATCCCCAGTTTCGAAGAGCTGGACTACACCTACCGTGTTGTAGGACGTGTGCTCTGGCAGAAGTTCCGGGTCAAAGCGCCGGGACTGTTATAA
- the acs gene encoding acetate--CoA ligase, translated as MQESADLKHEIKYYTPDPSYRTNSWMGDYSWAYNEFLKDPEAFWAKIAKKLHWFTEWDQVREWNYPYAKWFLNGKTNITYNCLDRHVVGKNRNKVALIWKGETDDEERVYTYRQLLREVNRFANGLKNLGVTKGDRVCIYMPMIPEQVIAMLACARIGAVHSVVFGGYGAAALNQRIVGAGAKVVITADMAVRRGKSIPLKHVIEEAIIHAPTVEHLIILRRELGRPVEIHSEMELDFYEVVKEASPECPAEVMDSEDPMFILYTSGTTGAPKGIVHTCGGYMVGVYYTTKYIFDLKESDVYWCTADPGWITGHSYVVYGPLLVGGTILISENTPDYPDPGIWWKMVEEYGVSILYTAPTAIRMFMKLGREWPDKYNLSTLRILGSVGEPLNPEAFEWFYQVIGRSKCPIVDTWWQTETGMHMITTVLGEPMRPGFAGKSIPGVVADVVDKDGKSVEPGKSGLLVIKEPWPSMMRAVYNDDARYRKYWETIPNCYTVGDLAIKATDGNIMVIGRSDDLIVVAGHNIGTAEVESALVSHKAVAEAAVIGKPDPLKGNIIKAFVMLRLGHAPSDRLKNELTYHVRITLGPIAMPSEIEFVETLPKTRSGKIVRRVLKAKEMGMDPGDVSTLDE; from the coding sequence ATGCAAGAGAGCGCGGATTTGAAACACGAAATCAAGTACTATACGCCTGATCCCTCCTACCGCACAAACAGCTGGATGGGGGATTACAGCTGGGCCTATAATGAGTTTCTTAAAGACCCCGAGGCGTTCTGGGCAAAGATCGCAAAAAAACTCCACTGGTTCACCGAATGGGATCAAGTTCGGGAATGGAACTATCCTTATGCAAAATGGTTCCTCAATGGCAAGACCAATATAACCTACAATTGTCTTGACCGCCACGTTGTCGGGAAAAACCGGAACAAAGTTGCTCTTATCTGGAAGGGTGAGACCGACGATGAAGAGCGGGTTTATACCTACCGCCAGCTCCTCCGCGAAGTAAACCGGTTTGCCAATGGCCTTAAAAACCTGGGGGTTACGAAAGGCGACCGGGTCTGTATCTATATGCCGATGATTCCTGAACAGGTTATTGCCATGCTTGCCTGCGCCAGAATCGGGGCCGTCCACAGTGTTGTATTCGGGGGGTACGGGGCGGCCGCACTCAACCAGCGGATCGTGGGTGCCGGTGCCAAGGTGGTAATTACTGCCGATATGGCTGTTCGCCGTGGCAAATCCATCCCGCTCAAACATGTGATTGAAGAAGCGATCATCCATGCACCTACGGTTGAACATCTTATCATCCTGCGCAGGGAGCTTGGCAGGCCGGTTGAGATCCACAGTGAGATGGAGCTTGATTTCTATGAGGTTGTCAAGGAAGCTTCACCCGAGTGCCCGGCAGAAGTGATGGACTCCGAAGATCCGATGTTCATCCTGTATACGAGCGGAACCACCGGGGCGCCCAAAGGAATCGTCCACACCTGCGGCGGGTACATGGTCGGGGTCTATTATACAACCAAATACATCTTTGACCTAAAAGAGAGCGATGTGTACTGGTGCACGGCCGACCCCGGCTGGATCACCGGTCACTCGTACGTGGTTTACGGCCCCCTTCTCGTTGGCGGAACTATCCTCATCTCTGAGAACACGCCGGATTATCCGGATCCTGGCATCTGGTGGAAGATGGTCGAGGAATACGGAGTCAGCATCCTCTATACTGCACCGACTGCAATCCGGATGTTCATGAAACTCGGCCGCGAATGGCCGGACAAATACAATCTCAGCACTCTCCGGATCCTCGGATCCGTCGGAGAGCCGCTCAATCCCGAGGCATTCGAATGGTTCTATCAGGTGATCGGCAGGAGCAAATGCCCTATCGTTGATACCTGGTGGCAGACCGAGACGGGCATGCACATGATCACAACCGTTCTCGGGGAGCCGATGCGGCCGGGTTTTGCCGGAAAGTCTATACCCGGCGTTGTTGCCGATGTCGTGGACAAGGACGGGAAGAGTGTCGAGCCCGGCAAAAGCGGTCTTTTAGTGATAAAAGAACCCTGGCCGTCCATGATGCGGGCCGTCTATAACGACGATGCCCGGTACCGCAAATACTGGGAGACCATCCCCAACTGTTACACCGTGGGAGACCTGGCGATAAAAGCTACAGACGGGAATATCATGGTGATTGGACGTTCCGACGACCTGATCGTTGTTGCCGGTCACAATATCGGAACTGCTGAAGTCGAAAGCGCACTTGTATCCCATAAAGCGGTCGCAGAAGCAGCTGTTATCGGCAAGCCGGATCCCCTTAAGGGAAATATCATCAAGGCGTTCGTCATGCTCCGGCTCGGCCATGCACCCAGTGACCGTCTGAAAAACGAGCTCACTTACCACGTGCGCATCACCCTTGGCCCCATCGCCATGCCCTCAGAGATTGAATTTGTCGAAACCCTTCCAAAGACGCGGAGCGGAAAAATTGTCCGACGGGTTCTCAAGGCAAAGGAGATGGGCATGGATCCGGGGGATGTCTCGACCCTGGATGAATGA
- a CDS encoding TATA-box-binding protein, with the protein MKVRPEDSLKIENIVASAKVTDYLDLPALASQIEGAEYNKKRFPGVVLRMQDPKIAALVFGSGKVVLTGAKSIDSLSKGLNILGGLLRKQGIDIPKKLDYKIQNIVTSADLATAINLNKIAVGFNLDRIEYEPEQFPGLVYRLDVPKVVVLLFGSGKLIITGGKEPEDAKKAVVKILSDLRSLGLL; encoded by the coding sequence ATGAAGGTCAGGCCAGAAGACTCCCTTAAGATCGAAAATATCGTTGCCTCAGCAAAGGTGACTGATTATCTGGATCTACCCGCACTCGCATCCCAGATCGAGGGTGCTGAATATAATAAGAAGCGGTTTCCCGGTGTCGTTCTCCGGATGCAGGATCCCAAGATCGCAGCCCTTGTTTTTGGTTCCGGCAAAGTTGTACTGACTGGTGCCAAGAGCATTGACAGCCTGAGCAAGGGGCTCAACATCCTTGGCGGGCTTCTGCGCAAACAGGGAATCGATATCCCCAAGAAACTGGATTACAAGATCCAGAATATCGTGACTTCGGCAGATCTTGCCACAGCGATAAACCTCAACAAGATTGCCGTTGGTTTCAACCTGGACCGGATTGAGTACGAGCCCGAGCAGTTCCCCGGCCTTGTTTACCGGCTCGATGTGCCAAAAGTCGTCGTGCTCCTCTTTGGATCGGGAAAACTCATAATTACGGGCGGTAAGGAACCTGAAGATGCAAAGAAAGCCGTAGTCAAGATCCTCTCCGATCTCAGAAGTCTCGGACTTCTCTGA
- a CDS encoding MarR family transcriptional regulator, translating into MRTENVMYFTEKEEEFANLLIEIGTKRNVAKVLVFLANTPEATSRAIERGTDLRQPEVSIAMRYLIEQNWITSRESKAESKGRPVKIYELAKPIHEIMDSIEKEKKKEATNQLALVQKLRDYIR; encoded by the coding sequence ATGAGAACTGAGAACGTAATGTACTTTACCGAGAAGGAGGAAGAATTTGCCAACCTTCTCATTGAGATCGGGACAAAACGGAATGTTGCAAAAGTGCTGGTGTTTCTGGCAAACACGCCGGAAGCTACCTCACGCGCAATCGAACGCGGTACCGATCTCCGCCAGCCTGAGGTCAGCATCGCTATGCGCTACTTAATCGAGCAGAACTGGATTACAAGTAGGGAGAGCAAGGCCGAGAGCAAAGGACGCCCGGTCAAGATCTACGAACTTGCAAAACCGATCCATGAGATCATGGACAGCATCGAGAAAGAGAAGAAGAAAGAGGCGACCAACCAGCTCGCCCTTGTTCAGAAATTACGGGACTACATCCGGTGA
- the rpiA gene encoding ribose-5-phosphate isomerase RpiA: MDEKAQKLASAKQEAGHKAADMVEDGSVVGLGTGSTVYYMIERLGVRVREGLRVQGIPTSYQTAMRAREYGIPLTTLDDHPVIEIAIDGADEVDPKFHLIKGRGAAHTREKCVAAAALEFVVVVDEQKVVNRLAAPVPVEVLPFAARSVMNQLRALGCVPVIREAVKKDGPVISDNGNFVIDCKFMEIADPRELEMAIADIPGVVESGLFCNFMDKTTVIVGSEKKCRVLTSPDVVP, translated from the coding sequence ATGGACGAAAAAGCGCAAAAACTTGCTTCCGCCAAACAGGAAGCGGGACATAAGGCAGCCGATATGGTGGAGGACGGCAGTGTTGTGGGCCTTGGCACCGGCTCGACTGTCTATTATATGATAGAGCGGCTGGGAGTCAGGGTCCGGGAAGGCCTCCGGGTCCAGGGCATACCCACATCGTACCAGACTGCAATGCGGGCACGCGAATATGGCATCCCGCTGACAACTCTCGATGATCACCCGGTGATCGAGATTGCCATCGATGGGGCAGATGAAGTGGATCCGAAATTTCACTTGATCAAAGGCCGGGGAGCCGCTCATACCCGGGAGAAATGCGTTGCGGCAGCTGCACTCGAATTCGTGGTGGTGGTTGACGAACAGAAGGTCGTAAACCGCCTTGCGGCTCCGGTTCCTGTGGAAGTTCTTCCTTTTGCAGCCCGATCGGTCATGAACCAGCTCAGGGCTCTCGGTTGCGTCCCGGTTATCCGTGAAGCGGTCAAGAAAGACGGCCCGGTCATATCCGATAACGGGAATTTTGTTATCGACTGCAAGTTCATGGAGATTGCCGATCCGCGGGAACTGGAGATGGCAATAGCAGATATCCCCGGGGTTGTAGAGAGCGGGCTCTTCTGTAATTTTATGGATAAAACAACCGTGATTGTCGGAAGCGAAAAAAAGTGCAGGGTACTTACATCACCGGATGTAGTCCCGTAA
- the surE gene encoding 5'/3'-nucleotidase SurE, whose amino-acid sequence MRPSILLTNDDGVSSTGLWAAYDALRPIADVTVVAPATQQSAVGRSISIFEPLRTNQILINGERAWSVAGKPTDSVIIGLYALKLNPNLIVSGINIGENLSFESIMTSGTVGAALEGSNQGVKGIAFSLQVEDQGDKFDDPRTHGQGFDAAKKVVRDVVSRVLERGFCPNADVINVNIPSEVKGGYEVTRLAHKLFHTGVEKRLDPRGRPYFWINGPLIDDAEEGTDVHAIRKGNVSISPITLDCTAHAAHEDMKKLFL is encoded by the coding sequence ATGAGACCTTCGATCCTGCTGACCAATGATGACGGCGTGAGTTCCACAGGGCTCTGGGCCGCTTACGACGCGCTCAGGCCTATTGCCGATGTGACCGTGGTCGCCCCCGCAACCCAGCAGAGCGCGGTCGGCCGGTCGATCTCGATCTTCGAGCCCCTGCGGACAAACCAGATCCTGATCAATGGAGAACGGGCCTGGTCCGTTGCCGGAAAACCCACGGACTCGGTGATCATCGGCCTTTACGCGCTGAAACTCAACCCGAACCTTATTGTAAGCGGCATCAATATCGGGGAGAACCTCTCGTTTGAGTCCATCATGACCTCCGGTACGGTCGGGGCAGCACTCGAAGGATCAAACCAGGGAGTCAAGGGCATTGCGTTCTCTCTCCAGGTAGAGGATCAGGGAGACAAGTTCGATGATCCCAGGACGCATGGCCAGGGGTTCGATGCTGCAAAGAAGGTTGTCCGCGACGTTGTCTCCCGCGTGCTTGAACGGGGATTCTGTCCAAACGCGGATGTCATCAATGTCAATATACCCTCGGAGGTCAAAGGCGGATATGAAGTAACAAGGCTTGCCCACAAACTGTTCCATACCGGGGTTGAGAAACGGCTCGATCCCCGCGGCCGGCCGTACTTCTGGATCAACGGGCCGCTCATCGACGATGCTGAAGAAGGCACCGATGTCCACGCGATCCGGAAAGGCAATGTCTCCATCTCCCCCATTACCCTTGACTGTACAGCCCATGCCGCCCACGAGGATATGAAGAAACTGTTTTTATAA
- a CDS encoding ATP-grasp domain-containing protein — protein sequence MKVLLAEYTSANDPALAREGNAMLRVLISSFERSGYEVVLPGHGDFAGEIERLAPACDMGLVIAPDHLLSQFTMLLEQHTHNLGCGFMTIALCANKVKTQKVLGQHGIPVPGEPGSGKRVIKPVKGCGSQGVRISLGDPGEGEFAERFIDGEHISVSLIPNRVIGDACLYFRGNPPVVLAVNRQHIETGADGSIRYLGGETPTHHPRETEIIDTARKVCEVLGCQGYCGVDMVVADKVYVVDVNPRITTSLVGIAACMKEEIADLLVAASKGEGPAAVHLEGHARFDTDGKVTRI from the coding sequence ATGAAAGTCCTGCTTGCCGAATATACCTCCGCAAACGACCCGGCACTTGCCCGCGAGGGCAATGCTATGCTGCGTGTGCTGATATCGAGTTTTGAGCGTTCAGGGTACGAGGTGGTCCTGCCGGGCCATGGCGATTTTGCCGGAGAGATCGAGCGGCTTGCACCTGCCTGCGATATGGGTCTTGTGATCGCACCCGATCACCTCCTGTCGCAGTTCACCATGCTTCTTGAACAGCACACCCACAATCTCGGCTGCGGGTTCATGACGATCGCGCTCTGTGCCAACAAAGTCAAGACCCAGAAGGTTCTCGGTCAGCATGGCATTCCCGTTCCGGGGGAGCCGGGGTCCGGCAAACGGGTGATAAAACCCGTAAAAGGATGCGGTTCGCAGGGAGTCCGTATATCCCTTGGCGATCCTGGTGAAGGGGAGTTTGCCGAACGGTTTATCGATGGAGAGCACATCTCGGTCAGCCTCATCCCGAACCGGGTGATCGGGGATGCCTGCCTCTACTTCAGGGGAAATCCCCCGGTCGTGCTTGCCGTGAACCGGCAGCATATAGAAACGGGTGCGGATGGATCTATCCGCTATCTCGGCGGGGAAACCCCGACCCATCATCCGCGCGAGACGGAGATTATAGATACGGCGCGGAAAGTTTGCGAAGTTCTCGGCTGCCAGGGATACTGCGGTGTCGACATGGTTGTTGCGGACAAGGTGTATGTTGTGGATGTCAACCCCCGGATCACAACAAGTCTTGTCGGGATCGCAGCCTGCATGAAAGAAGAAATTGCCGACCTGCTCGTGGCGGCATCCAAAGGGGAAGGCCCGGCTGCAGTCCATCTTGAAGGCCACGCCCGATTCGACACCGACGGGAAGGTCACCCGGATATGA